The Campylobacter concisus DNA window ATATTTTGCATTCTCAACTGGCACATCAGGCAAAATTCCATGACCAAGATTGAAAATATGAGGCACGCCTTTCATCGTGCTTAAAATTTTATCCACGCCCTCATCGATCGCCTTCTTGCTATATAGCCTTGTTGGCTCCATATTGCCCTGAAGGACATATCTTGGGCTAAGTTTTTCTTTGGCTAACTCGATTGGCGTGCTCCAGTCAACGCCAAAAACGTCAAATTTACCTGAAATTTTATCCAGATAGCCACTTATTCCTTTTGGAAAAACGATGACTGGGATCTCTGGAAACTCAGCCTTGACGCTATCAACTATTTTATTTATATAGCTAAATCCAAACTCAAAATATGCCTGCTCTTCAAGCGCAGCCGCCCAGCTGTCAAAAATTTGTACCGCATTTACACCAGCTTTTATCTGCTCTTTCACGTAAAGGATGAGAGCTTGCGTCACTTTTTCTAAAATTTGATGTAAAAATTCTGGATTTTGATAGAGCATTTTTTTGCAGATCGCATAAGTTTTACTGCCACAACCCTCGATCATATATGTAGCTATCGTCCAAGGTGCGCCGCAAAAGCCAATGAGCGCCTTATCTTTGGCTAATTTTTCTCTTGTAAGTTTGATCGTGTCATAGACGTATGCTAAATTTTTAGTCGATTTTTCGATACTAAGTGCATCAAGTGCGGCCTTATCACGCAAAGGCTCACTAAAAACTGGCCCTTCGCCTTTTTCAAAACGTAGATCCATGCCCATTTCAAGAGGCACAACGAGAATGTCGCTAAATAAAATCGCCGCATCAACGCCTAGAATTTCAACTGGTTGAAGCGTAACCTCGCTAGCCTTTTTGTAGTCTTTGCAAAGTGACAAAAAATCCCCTGCTTGCGCGCGTACTCGCATATACTCTGGTAGATATCTACCAGCTTGGCGCATCATCCAAACAGGCGTATAAGGGGTAGGTTTTTTAAGACAAGCGTCTATAAAAATCATTAAATTTCCTTTAAATTTTTAAATGGATATTACCTAAAAATAGCTAAAGAAAAGATGTAGGAGAAATTTTAAGCGTAAAAACGCTTAAAATTTTAGTGATCTCCCTTGTGAAGGAAGTAAAGTCCAAGGCAAAGTGCAAGGATAGAAGCCGCAAGATAGGCCATCTCAAGCGGAGTTGTGAAGTTTGCGTGAAGCACTCTTTGGAAGAAATTTAC harbors:
- the hemE gene encoding uroporphyrinogen decarboxylase; its protein translation is MIFIDACLKKPTPYTPVWMMRQAGRYLPEYMRVRAQAGDFLSLCKDYKKASEVTLQPVEILGVDAAILFSDILVVPLEMGMDLRFEKGEGPVFSEPLRDKAALDALSIEKSTKNLAYVYDTIKLTREKLAKDKALIGFCGAPWTIATYMIEGCGSKTYAICKKMLYQNPEFLHQILEKVTQALILYVKEQIKAGVNAVQIFDSWAAALEEQAYFEFGFSYINKIVDSVKAEFPEIPVIVFPKGISGYLDKISGKFDVFGVDWSTPIELAKEKLSPRYVLQGNMEPTRLYSKKAIDEGVDKILSTMKGVPHIFNLGHGILPDVPVENAKYFIKQVQTKSAR